From Saccharibacillus brassicae:
TGGTGAAGTCTGAGCATTACTTACCCAGCTCGGTCACCTTTTTAAACTATTTTACCACAAAAACGAAGCCGAAGCGACCGAATGATGCTGACCTTTGTCATTTTCATGTAAAATATGATGTTTTTTTCGTAAAAAAAATCATTTGGCCGCCCGCAGCAGACGATTGACCGTTTCGCGCCGAAGCCCGATCAGCTGGCCGATTTCTTCCTGCGTCAGCAGGTCGGTCAGCGGCTGGCCGTACGTATACGTGCTCATCCAGTGTTGAAGCAGGGCGAGGCGTTCCGCCGGCGTTCCCGCCGTCAGATGATCGATACGCTGCTGCATGAACCGCACTTTGTCCTGAAGCAGAAGCGCGATTTCCAGCGCCTTTTTGGGATCTTCCTCCAGACTTTTATACCAGTCGGCGGCCAGGATCGGTTCCACTTCGCTGCTGACGAGCGCAATCGCGGTGCCGTGCGTCTCTTTGGGGCTGATCAGCGAATGATGCGGTACCACTTCCCCGGCGTAGAACACGTTGAACAAAATGATATTGCCGTTCTCGTGCAGGCGCGTGACTTTGAACAACCCGCTATGTACGCGATACAAATACTTGCCGTCGTCTCCCTGGCGAAACAAAATTTCTCCTTTGTGCAAAATCATGCCTGTCCCTCTTCTCTTCGATTATTCCCGGTACATGCCGGCTACCCGCTCCGCTTCGCGCGCGACCGCCTCCTTGAGCGCCTGCGGCCCGTCGATCTTCACCGCGCTTCCGAGTCCCAGCAGGAAGCGCAGCGCGAACTCCGGCGTCGCCAGATCGGCCCGCACGGCGCAGGCGCCGTTCTCCAGCGCTTCTTCGCGCAGCACCCGAACGTACCGTTCGGCGCGCACGATCTCCAGCGTCTGCGCCTGCATCGACAGCTCCGCTTCGTACCGGGGCAGCTTGGCCGGGAACGCTTCGAGCGACGCCTGCCAATAGCCGGCCAGATCGAAGTCGGCGGGATAGTCGAACGGCTCGTCCAGACGTTCGGCGTTGAGCATTCTGGAGACGCGGAACGTTTTGATCACGCCGCGATCCCGCGCCACGACGTACCAGACGCCGCGCTTGACAGCGAGCCCGAGCGGCTCGACGGTACGCGGGGCGGGAGCGGCGGCGCCTTCTTGCTCTTTGACGTAGCCGAATCGCAGCCGCCGCTCGGCCCACAGCGCGTCCTGGCAAACTTCAAGCGCTTCCGGCACGCCCGGCGCGCGGTCATGCCAGGCGGCTTCGTCGATCAGCAGCCGGCGCAGAAAAGCATGGCCCTGCCGCTCCGGTTCGGGATAGGCGGCCCGCAGCTTGTGCAGGGCGGCCTCGTAATGCCCGCCGAGCCCCAGATCCTGCAGCGGCCCCGACGAAGCCCGCAGCAGCAGCGCCGAAGTCTCGTTCGGCGTCATGCCGGTCAGGGTGCTGCGATACCCGTCCAGCAGGCTCCAGCCGCCGAAGCGGCCGCGGTGCGCCACGATCGGAATGCCGGACTGTCCGAGCGCTTCCAGATCACGGCTGACCGTTCGGGGCGTGACTTCCAGCTCGCCTGCGAGCTGCCGCGTCGACAGGCGGCCCCGGCTCTGAAGCAGCAGCACGATCTTGAGCATCCGGTCGCCTCGCATGGGTCGTCCTCCTTCGCCGCTTGTTGGGTGCGGCCGTTTTTTGTATTTGCCTTTTTTAATATAAGACATTTTTTAATATAAGACAAAGGTTGTCATCTATTATCTTTTATATTGGAAAAGCGGCAAGAGTTCGACCGGCCATGGCCGGGACGGACCTTGATCCGACGACGAATATTCGAAAAGAGGTGGCTTACATGCCGGACATGCACAAACCGTTAAGCGGTAAAACGGCGCTGGTCGCCGGAGCGACCAGAGGCGCCGGACGCGGAATCGCCCGTCAGTTGGGCGCGCTCGGCGCGCACGTCTACGTGACCGGGCGCACGACGAGAACGTCCGCGTCGGACATGGACCGAAGCGAGACGATCGAAGACACGGCCGAACAGGTCGACGCGCTCGGCGGCAGCGCTTCGGCGATCCAGGTCGACCATACCGAGCCCCGGCAGGTCGAAGCTTTGGCGGAACGTATCGCCGCGGAACGCGGCGGGCTGGACATTCTCGTCAACGATATTTGGGGCGGCGACGCCCTGACGCGCTGGGATCACAAGCTGTGGGAGCATTCGCTCGAAGACGGCCTGCTGATCCAGCGGCGCGCGGTGCATACGCATCTGATCACGTCCCGCTTCATGCTGCCGCTGATGCTGGACCGTCCCGGCGGAATCGTGCTGGAGATTACGGACGGCACGGATTACCGGTTTCGGGGCAACGTGTATTACAGTCTGGCCAAAGTGTCCGGCATCCATCTGGCGGCGGCGATGGCCGAAGAACTTCGGCCGCACGGCATCGCCGCCGTGTCGCTGACGCCCGGCTTCCTGCGCTCGGAAGCGATGCTGGACCTGTTCGGCGTCACCGAAGCCGACTGGCGCGGCGCGGTGAAGACGGAGCCGCATTTTATCGCTTCGGAGACGCCGGCGTATGTCGGCCAGGCGGCGGCGAGGCTCGCCGCCGATCCGGAGCGGATGGCGTTCACCGGGCAGGCGCTCAGCTCGTGGGAACTGTCGGACCGCTACGGCTTCGCCGACGCGGACGGCAGCCGCCCGCATTGGGGACGCTACGCGGCGGAACACGGGCTGGCCTGACGCCCCCGAAGCGGGAAGATCGGTGCAGGAAGATTGATGCAGGAAGATCCGCATCGGAAAGCCGCAGCAGCAAGATGCGTGCGGAAACTCTGCAAAAAAAGCCGCCGGCATGCAGCCGGCGGCTTTTTTGCGCTTGCTATTGATCGAAAGCGAGCCGGCGGATCGCCGCCGTCATCGCATTCGTGTCGAGGCCGCCGAGATTGCCGAGCAGCACGACGACGGTCCCGTCGCTAAGGCCGCGCCGCAGGCCGGTCGTATAGCCGTTGCCGCCGCCGTTATGGAACACGACTTTGTCGGCGCCTTCGCCTTCGGTCATCCAGCCGTAGCCGTAATTTTTGTACGGCGTCGGCGTGTACATGGCGTCCATCGTCGCTTCGGACAACAGCTTGCCCGCGCTCAGCGAATCGGCCCAGATCAGCATGTCGTCGAGCGTCGAATACAGGCTGCCCGTGCCGGAAGGCGAGAAATAATACTCGTCGACGCTTTTCCACGCCTTCTCCTGCCAATCGTACGTGTAGCCGGTCGGAATCTTCGTCTGGCGCGTCGCCGTGCCGCTGTGCTTCATGCCGAGCGGATCGAGAATTTGCGACTGGACGAATTCGGGATAGCTCATGCCGGACGTCTCTTCAATGATGTAAGCGAGCAGCACGTAGCCGCTGTTGCTGTACATATAATCGGTGCCGGGCACGAACTTGAGCGGGCTGGCCTGGATCTCTTTGACTGTCTCCGCAAGCGGGGTGCCTTCTTTGCGCTCGAAATTGAGCGCGATGCCGGACGTATGCGACAGCAGCATCCCGAGCGTGATCTCGTCGCCGCGCGGATAACCGGGAATATGCTGCGCCAGCGTATCGTCGACGCTCAGCTTGCCTTCTTCGGCCAGCTTCATGACGGAAGCGGCGGTGAACGTTTTGGTCAGCGAGCCGAGCCGCATAAGGTCGGTCGGCCGAACGAGCGTCGACGCCGACGAGACGCCGTACGCTTTGCGCATTTTGACGCTGCCGTTTTGGGCGACGAGCATGCTGCCCGAGAAATTTTGCGTTTTCAAAAAAGCGTCGACGGGCTCCATGCCGGGATCGACCTGCGTATGCGTATCCGTCGTCAGCGACAGC
This genomic window contains:
- a CDS encoding helix-turn-helix transcriptional regulator, with the protein product MRGDRMLKIVLLLQSRGRLSTRQLAGELEVTPRTVSRDLEALGQSGIPIVAHRGRFGGWSLLDGYRSTLTGMTPNETSALLLRASSGPLQDLGLGGHYEAALHKLRAAYPEPERQGHAFLRRLLIDEAAWHDRAPGVPEALEVCQDALWAERRLRFGYVKEQEGAAAPAPRTVEPLGLAVKRGVWYVVARDRGVIKTFRVSRMLNAERLDEPFDYPADFDLAGYWQASLEAFPAKLPRYEAELSMQAQTLEIVRAERYVRVLREEALENGACAVRADLATPEFALRFLLGLGSAVKIDGPQALKEAVAREAERVAGMYRE
- a CDS encoding Crp/Fnr family transcriptional regulator, translated to MILHKGEILFRQGDDGKYLYRVHSGLFKVTRLHENGNIILFNVFYAGEVVPHHSLISPKETHGTAIALVSSEVEPILAADWYKSLEEDPKKALEIALLLQDKVRFMQQRIDHLTAGTPAERLALLQHWMSTYTYGQPLTDLLTQEEIGQLIGLRRETVNRLLRAAK
- a CDS encoding serine hydrolase; this translates as MIFEWKKSFAWSRAALSAGLALAIVGGTLPAQTANAAGTGEAASLPAAAGRTAISAEIDGQPARWGPSVYTYRSLTYVPVREGAVSLGAQVKWDKVQRAAIVTLNGDELLYRPGSDTVSINGFALRMPGTTRYVDGILTVPLRGLTEPLKADVVPVSGPGTLKLSLTTDTHTQVDPGMEPVDAFLKTQNFSGSMLVAQNGSVKMRKAYGVSSASTLVRPTDLMRLGSLTKTFTAASVMKLAEEGKLSVDDTLAQHIPGYPRGDEITLGMLLSHTSGIALNFERKEGTPLAETVKEIQASPLKFVPGTDYMYSNSGYVLLAYIIEETSGMSYPEFVQSQILDPLGMKHSGTATRQTKIPTGYTYDWQEKAWKSVDEYYFSPSGTGSLYSTLDDMLIWADSLSAGKLLSEATMDAMYTPTPYKNYGYGWMTEGEGADKVVFHNGGGNGYTTGLRRGLSDGTVVVLLGNLGGLDTNAMTAAIRRLAFDQ
- a CDS encoding SDR family oxidoreductase, with the protein product MHKPLSGKTALVAGATRGAGRGIARQLGALGAHVYVTGRTTRTSASDMDRSETIEDTAEQVDALGGSASAIQVDHTEPRQVEALAERIAAERGGLDILVNDIWGGDALTRWDHKLWEHSLEDGLLIQRRAVHTHLITSRFMLPLMLDRPGGIVLEITDGTDYRFRGNVYYSLAKVSGIHLAAAMAEELRPHGIAAVSLTPGFLRSEAMLDLFGVTEADWRGAVKTEPHFIASETPAYVGQAAARLAADPERMAFTGQALSSWELSDRYGFADADGSRPHWGRYAAEHGLA